CGCTCGTTTTTGCGAAATCAGGAACCTCATCAGATTCGCTGGTCATCATTTTAATCATGAACATAGCAACGTTTATTCCATTACTACAATATTTCTTCCAATGAGCGTTGAATACCGATTTTGGATAAGTTTTTTCAGGATCACTTccaagttttttgataaaatccgATAATGTTTCATAATACATGTTTATGTAATGTTCTAGATTATCTTGATCTTCTTTTGAACTTGATGTGTAAAAGAAATGGGTGAAATCATGTATGGGTGTGTTGTAGTTGATTATTTGGAAATCCAAAAAGCAAATATCTAAGggttttgaattatttgttgaatcctaaaagaaaaagaaaatatttaatagattagaaataagaaaattgtcataaaatCCAGAATTATTACTATGTATCTGGAATTTGGAAGAAAAGTAAGGCCGATACAGATGTGTGCTCCAACAGAGAATGCAGATGTGAGAGATAAAGACAAGTTTTAAGAATTTGTAAATGGCAATGGAAAGCTTGAACCGGATGGAAGGTGGATGAGGGATATGGAGCGttgatttttgtaataaaaaccaGCTTTTAATAGGCAATTTACCTTCTACAATCATAAAACAATACACAAAATAACCTTTGAAGCCAAAGGAAGAGcacaaaaatcaataatagatTAGTAGGTGAAATTAAAGTCATTAGAGGATCAATGTTAAACAAAGATTACTAATAGCAGACGACTTAAGATTGAGGAGTTGGAGAAGACCAAAAAACAGGAAGAGTACCAATGGAAGTTAATGGATATTAACCTAATTCCTAATTACAATGGAATAGACAAGACTGGAACACACACATGAAAtggcaaaaagaaaaagaaaccaTAATTAAAATGGCGGAGGAGGTATGCGGAACGAAACCCGTTAATTATAAtcagaaatgaaaaaattggTGGAAAgacatattaaaagaaaaggtACAGGAGAAGAAACGAGCATGGATTAGATACAAGCAATGCAGAACGCAACAAATTAAAGAGGAATATCAGCGAAAACGAAATGAGGCAAAGGAAATTATAAAGCAAGAAGCAAATTCAGATTCCTGGGAAAGGTTTGGCAAAAAGATGGAAGAATCAATTCTGGAATACGATTAAGGAATTGAAAGAAAGCCAAAGAAAACAGATAAGGAACATCAAAGATCAAAAggtcaaaaacatcaaataacGAAATATTAAGGGTGTGGAAAGAACATCAAAGCGCAAAATTTAAGGAAGAGGAAAGGATATAAACCCTACATGGAAATGAAGATGATGAGGTTGAAGATAAGGAAGGAATGGTGGAAAAGGAAATAGGGATGGAAGAAGTAGAAGAGGCTCTAAAGACAATGAGAAATGGAAAGGCGGCGGGAAGGGATAATATAGCTCTATATTAGCTAATATAGCAGAGCAATGTCGGTAGCTCtaaaaaatacacaaaaatattagaaaaacgCCTAAGAAAGAAAGCAGAAGATAAATTGGAGGAGGAACAAGCGGCGTTTCGACCCACCAGGCAGACACAAGACCATATATACAATTAGAACATTAATAGATAAAACATTTGTAGACCTAACAGCAGCCTTTGATACAGTaccaaaagaagaaatatggtctgatgcggaagatacgggacatgGTGTATAGTAAGGTAAAAGGTGCGTCAGGCTAAGTGGAGAAGtatccaaaaactttaatatggAGAAGGGTATAAAACTGGAGAACAACCTCATCCTACTACTGTTTGTGGTTTTTATggatcaaataattaaaaagtgtaaaacaAGAACAAGACCTTCTACTATAGGTTATTACAAATTAACACCAATGAAGACCTTTAACCTAGTGTATGCAGATGATATAATGCTGATAGCAAGTATAATACAGAACTACACAGAAAAATTGCCACCTGGAAAATCTGTTTGGAAGAAAGTGGAATGCAGATAAATATAGGGAAAATCAAGATTAAGCATATAATTAAAGgggaaaaggaaaaaaaatatatatataataataagtgGGGGGAGATTGGTAattgtgtaatttataatttttttgatacattCATTCTTTATCATAATATCAGCtacaaaacaaacaaaaagaaaagctATTTCTGTGGAAGTCTCAATGTTGGAGGAACCCATTGACGGCAATGACATCAAGCAGATGGCATTAAAGATTTGCAACTAGATGAAAGAAGAGGAACCACAATCATgcgagaaaaaaaagaaaattttaattttctgcaCGTATGGGATGGTTTTCTACAACGACACGCGCTAcgtaatataaaaataaatggtgAAATTGCATCTGCAGATTATCTGGCAGCTAAAGAATTTCCAGCATAactctaaaataatttaaaaagctGGTTACACTCCAGATCAGGAATGGAATATGGACGAATTTTTTCTGGAAGCGTATACCAAATAGAACATACGTAGCTAAATCCCAGAAAACTGCCAGTGTGTTTAAGGCAGCCAAAAACCGCGTAACCTTTTTATTTTGGTCTAATGCGTCTGGAGATCGAATGTTAAAACAATAGCTTGTTAATCAAGCTCTAAAACCACGATCTATAAAAGGTGTAAATTTAGACACCTTATCAGTTTACTTTTCAGCTGATAAAAAAGCCTGGGTgactaaagaaatttttaacgaATGGTTTgtcaaacattaaattttatcatacATAGAGCACCCGAATGAACGACGATTTAGAACAAACACCGCTGGTAACTGAAATAGAAAACAAACAGCTAAGCTGGTATGGACACCTAGTCAGAATGCCAGAGGAGAGAATTTCCAGAAGAATAATGGAAATGGGAGTAGTTGGAAACCTGTTGCAAATGTTTTGCAGTCAAAGGGTTTAGATCTCCTTCAATGTACGAACCAcattaagaaaattgttgatgtAGTGAAAATTCATCGCCAAACTACGGATGGCATTATGAAAGATCTCTTTGCTTCTGCCAATAGGATTGCGGAAGAAATACAAATAGAACTCTTCATCCATCCAGAATAGTAAAGCACCAATAGCATCGTTCAAACACTCCTGCAGATTCACCTGCTGAGTATTGGAAACGTATGATACTTATTCCGTACCTGGACTATTTATTTACAACGTCAGCGTTGGAGAACAGATTTTCTGTAGAAAACGTACCGGTCTTTTCTATATTATCCCTACATAAATGCTAAATACATATgctaaatttgaaattaattcgCCCCTCTCCCCCCCTAGACCACTACGTCAGAACTTGGTGGTTTCGAGGTGGAAGGTGACGATGACGGAAATGTGGATGAAGAAGATCTCGGTGGCGTCATTATAGAATCTGATTTAGGCCCACATAACTTCAATATTAGTCATCCTCAAATATCAGTTCTGGTAACAAAAGTTCGAAAGgtagtaaacattttttaaaattcaccAACTAAgaacaatgtttttttttacaaatgtaTGTTAAAGAACTATTTGGCAAGGaaatttgtctaaaattaGATTGCCGGACAAGATGGAATAGTATGTTATTTATGTTAGAAAAGTTTTATGAAATAAGATTTTGTATTCACAAAGCGCTAATTGATAAAGGCTGGGCTATACATTTTTCTGACGAAGAATTTGATTTACTATCTGCAACTATTGACACCCTAACTCCCATAAAGCTAGGAGTAGAGTCATTATGCCGTAAGGATGCAAATCTTTTAACAGCTGATGCatccataaaatttattataaactctCCATCGCAAATAAGGCATTCAATATCTGCAGAATTGCTAGTAGCGTTCAAATCTCGCATTTTACAGCGACGAACACATTTGTCGCAGGTACTTCAGTACCTACAAAGAGGATTACAGGAAGACGGTGAAATATTTCGTCGAATATCTAAGGCTACCATCGcgaaaataattataagaCTAATTCAACGGCTTTTGCGAGTAAAATCGCATGAAGAAACATATAACCAAGAAGAGCCTTGTTCATCTACTAATAATGAAACTATCGTCTTAATAAGTACCTCTATGTCTAAGCATGACCAGTTAAAGCGAAAACTGCAGGCGGCAATAGAGGAAATACTTATATCTCAGCctacgattaaaaaaatacaaggTTAAAAACTGGATTTATTGACCATTACACCGACAAGTGTGGAGTCTGAAAGAGCAGTTTCTGCGACAGGTCGGTACCTTATGTTTTTTAAGAGcacattttaacaaaaaaaaattttatggaatacaacaaaccttttttttttttaattttcgtatctttaaaatttactatttGTTTGTAACCCTTAATACCggttttaatatatttttttaataataataataatattccttTATTACCCAACAGGCATAGCCCAAAAAAGGATAAcaatatatattacataatgtaataatacaataatatgtatctgtatgtgagaaaaaaaaacaaaaattacaaaaaattcaagaaattaacaattgaccgaattataaagaaaataaaaataaaaactaaataagtgAATTTACATGCAGGTGATCACTGATTGTCTGGAATCCTGTTGCCCACTTTACAGAGAGTGTATGTTGGCGCCCGTCTCATAATGTTTGTCCTAGCATAAGGAATGACGAATACGCAGCTATATCTTGAGTTACTCCTTGGAACAACAAACCCTAGTcgctcaagaatgaaagggcAATCGATGTTATATTCGATAAGCCTTTGTAGAAACCTTTCATAAAACGCGTTTCTTCTGTCCATCAAGGAAATCATATTGTGTCGTGCAAGCAAATCATTTTGTGGTATACCTCGCTCAGGGTAAATTCCATCAGATttgtaagaaagaaattttaagaatctaCGATGGACTCGATCAAGGCTTAAGAACTCACATGCATATAAGGGACTCCAAATCAGGCAAGCGTATTCTAACTTACTCAGAACGTAAGCACAATACAAGGTCTTTAATAAGCTGACACTTGTGAAATATTTAGACATACGCATCACAAAACCTAGGGACCTAAAGGCCTCCGAACACACATTAttgatatgttttttaaaattaagacttGCATCAAACAGGACCCCCAAATCCCTGTACTCCTCAACACGACTTAAAGTGCTGCCAGCAATATTGTAAGGATATATGCATGGTGACGAGCATCGGCTATAAGTAAGTACAcaacatttatctatattaaGATTAAGTTTGTAGGTCTTACACCATTGCACTATTGTGTTTAAGTTGTGCTGCAGCTTATCTGCATCTGCCATCGATGAGACTTCGGCATAGATCTTGATATCATCAGCATATCCCAACATCCgacaatcaatttttagaagtaagtcatttaTGAAAAGAACAAATAATAGAGGGCCCAAATTTGATCCCTGTGGAACCCCTGAGGTATATATGTTTAGTAACATATTAGtatatgtttaataaattttgaataccgAATACCGGTATTGAGATTTTGGTCCGATATTGCAAGCCCTACACACAGGGCTTCATCTGAAAAAATAGCCTGCTGTAAACCAATCTTTCAAAGATTTTTCCCATTATTGATAAAATAGATATAGGACGGTAATTAGTTACAAGACTACTAATATGGTAAGGAACAGACGTAGTTGTAGAAGATGGATAGAGGATCCCAACAACACCCCAACGTTGTGATGGCATCTAGAAGAAatgataaagaagaagaaattgtcaaataacttttcgcaataaatccatttttttgaATGGTTGATGTAGAAGTAGGTAAATTCTGAAATCGCTTTGTTTCcaattcatttcttaaatctgCCATTTATGACAGCATCTAAAGAGttcttttttgttacaaaGCTTTACGTGCAGAAAAATAGCAATGTAGCAAgtctcaaaaaaaattatttaaaaataactcataacaaaaaagaaagcAGATTTCCTAATTTGATGAGTTTACCCAAAAAGAGACAACCTTatcttgattaaaacacaTCAAGGCAAATCTTATTTTCCGTTATAATTCAACACATATTCTAAGTATagaataaatacattttaataatagttaACAAGATCCTATTAAGTTTCAAGGACGTTTATCTCGAATTATCAACGAACACacttgtaaataattttacacAATAATAAGTGacatttatcacaaaatattCTGCAAATTTAGTATGATACAAAGTTCATGGGATAAAAACCGAATAGTTTTCAACATCCtcattttacaattaattgtAACAACAGCAATTTTAAGTAATTGTTTCTGTTGCCTTGAATGTAACTGCGTTCAACACCCATTCAATTGAGcacttattttaaaatcattttttgtcaTTTAACAACTTaattagataaaaattaattaatttacctcGTATTTATACATCATGTTATTACACCAACCATCCCCGTGTATTACAACTCCATATTCGTCCAtatttttgctataaaataaacCGCTAGTATCTTTCATCGATTGTAAATAGTTAACAAATTTCTCAAGAtactttttatctttaattggATCAAAATAACTGGTAACGCCTTCTGCCATTTTTTGAAAAGACTCTTTACTCACAGAGTTTCTGTCATATAATTCAAACACATCGTGCATTCTAGTTTTGTATTCGAGGAATTTCTCTTTATGCTGATCTTTAAACGCGATACTCAACGCGTGGAATTTAGCGTAACCTTTTAAGGTGATTTCAAGATGATTTCGGTTCATGGGTATCATTCTATTCCAAAGTTGAAAtccttttacttttaaattttccaaaaccAAACCTTCCCTTTCGTTCATCATCGTCGAAGCGTAACACTTTGGGGCAAATATAAACGGTTTTTCAATACTTTTAGATTTTTGGAATTCATGGAACGACGTTAAAATTTCGTGATAAAACATAATTTCGTTCTCAAATAATTCTTTTGTGAACGCTTGTTCGcgaaaattcttattttccgGGGAAAGTTTTACAATGAcactaacttttttatttttttcatttctttcatC
This genomic stretch from Onthophagus taurus isolate NC chromosome 7, IU_Otau_3.0, whole genome shotgun sequence harbors:
- the LOC111420665 gene encoding uncharacterized protein, whose product is MSNCSSAKDNSKIFDLLNEASKQLNITNPKFDVSSTNKKGDGYMSVIYNATITSTNEDERNEKNKKVSVIVKLSPENKNFREQAFTKELFENEIMFYHEILTSFHEFQKSKSIEKPFIFAPKCYASTMMNEREGLVLENLKVKGFQLWNRMIPMNRNHLEITLKGYAKFHALSIAFKDQHKEKFLEYKTRMHDVFELYDRNSVSKESFQKMAEGVTSYFDPIKDKKYLEKFVNYLQSMKDTSGLFYSKNMDEYGVVIHGDGWCNNMMYKYEDSTNNSKPLDICFLDFQIINYNTPIHDFTHFFYTSSSKEDQDNLEHYINMYYETLSDFIKKLGSDPEKTYPKSVFNAHWKKYCSNGINVAMFMIKMMTSESDEVPDFAKTSEKESILDALSYEPKNTDYKKRVRDIIVHFCDRGFI